The following are from one region of the Brienomyrus brachyistius isolate T26 chromosome 4, BBRACH_0.4, whole genome shotgun sequence genome:
- the gpaa1 gene encoding glycosylphosphatidylinositol anchor attachment 1 protein, with protein MGLLSDPNRRRALTTLLTRLNTPLCVVCYLAGVAWFMGLAFQPFTLRTYMSENAMGSTMVEEHFPAGERALAMGREFAAHKKQAGGMPVDWLVKAMQAKGLEVFTQTFSRTLPFPDENKERYMVRGTNVYGILRAPRAPRTEALVLSAPCSPQGNEQAVGLLLGLAQYFRGQVYWAKDIIFLVNEHDLIGMQAWLEGYHHTNSTGMSWTPLHGRGGSIQAALTLELSSDVVTSLDLVLEGLNGQLPNLDLANLFYAFCQKINVLCTIQGKLQRNDWDSVAGYSHAVQTMLLMVLKQASGRPWGDHGLFLRYHIEAATIRGINSFRQYKTDATTVGRLIEGMYRKLNNLLERLHQSYFFYLLPSLSHFVSIGYYMPAFGLLILIPLLRALDLWVQLEGAAPSAVDGLVEGEQPSSPGFLSVMTPVVISHLTGVALYTLPVLAQQAAVEHFPVSETEAVVLTAIAIYTAGLALPHNTHRVLSGQGTEEGWRVLKLVAVLYMAVLLACTALINFSLGFILALTLVPVAAFITPHVPRVPSAMAMVLLSPACTLLFSVFVYQELQEMPVSLLDGWSLFLSVISQGILDHNLYGSLVYPLISLLVYPCWLLLWNILFWK; from the exons ATGGGGCTGCTGTCAGACCCCAATCGGAGGAGGGCGCTCACCACGCTTCTCACCCGTCTCAACACGCCTCTCTG TGTAGTGTGCTACCTGGCAGGTGTGGCCTGGTTCATGGGCCTGGCTTTTCAGCCTTTCACTCTGCGCACGTACATGTCTGAGAATGCCATGGGCTCCACCATGGTGGAGGAGCATTTCCCAGCCGGGGAGAGGGCCCTGGCCATGGGCAGAGAATTTGCCGCTCACAAGAAGCAGGCAGG CGGGATGCCTGTGGACTGGCTGGTGAAAGCGATGCAGGCTAAGGGCCTGGAGGTGTTCACTCAGACATTCTCACGCACTCTGCCCTTCCCAGATGAGAACAAGGAACGCTAC ATGGTACGTGGCACTAATGTCTATGGCATCCTCCGGGCCCCCCGCGCCCCCCGTACAGAGGCCCTGGTGCTTAGTGCCCCCTGCAGTCCACAGGGCAATGAGCAGGCTGTGGGTCTCCTACTGGGCTTGGCACAGTACTTCAGAG GTCAGGTCTACTGGGCCAAGGACATCATATTCCTGGTGAATGAACACGACCTGATTGGCATGCAGGCTTGGCTGGAGGGCTACCACCACACTAACAGCACTG ggATGAGCTGGACGCCTCTGCACGGCAGAGGGGGCTCCATCCAGGCCGCCCTCACGCTGGAGCTCAGCAGTGACGTCGTCACCAGCCTGGATCTGGTGCTCGAGGGTCTCAATGGTCAGCTGCCCAATTTGGACCTGGCCAACCTcttttatgctttctgtcagaAGATCAATGTGCTGTGCACCATCCAGGGCAAG CTGCAGAGGAACGACTGGGACAGTGTGGCAGGATACAGCCACGCAGTGCAGACCATGCTGCTGATGGTGCTGAAGCAGGCAAGCGGGCGGCCCTGGGGCGACCACGGCCTCTTCCTGCGCTACCACATCGAGGCGGCAACCATCCGGGGGATCAACAGCTTCCGGCAGTACAAGACCGACGCCACCACTGTGGGCAG gctcaTAGAGGGAATGTACCGTAAGCTGAATAATCTTCTGGAGCGCCTTCACCAGTCCTATTTCTTTTACCTGCTGCCCTCCTTGTCGCACTTTGTGTCCATCGGATACTATATGCCAGCTTTCGgcctgctgattctcatcccgtTACTCCGG GCTCTTGACCTGTGGGTTCAGCTGGAGGGTGCAGCACCATCAGCCGTGGATGGCTTGGTGGAAGGAGAGCAG CCTTCCAGCCCTGGGTTTCTGTCAGTGATGACCCCGGTGGTCATTAGCCATCTCACAGGGGTGGCTTTGTACACGCTGCCTGTTCTGGcccagcaggctgctgtggagcACTTCCCTGTGTCGGAAACCGAGGCTGTGGTGCTGACGGCTATCGCCATCTACACTGCTGGCCTGGCGCTTCCGCACAACACGCACAG ggtgCTGTCTGGTCAGGGCACAGAGGAAGGCTGGCGTGTCCTGAAGCTGGTGGCAGTTCTCTACATGGCTGTTCTGTTGGCCTGCACTGCCCTCATCAACTTCTCCCTGGGCTTCATCCTGGCCCTCACACTAGTTCCCGTAGCAGCCTTCATCACTCCCCACGTGCCCAG GGTGCCGAGCGCCATGGCCATGGTTCTGTTGAGTCCCGCCTGCACGCTCCTCTTCTCCGTGTTCGTCTACCAGGAGCTACAGGAAATGCCGGTCTCCCTGCTGGATGGCTGGAGCCTCTTCCTGTCCGTCATCTCGCAGGGCATCCTGGACCATAACCTGTACGGCTCCCTGGTTTACCCCCTCATCTCCCTCTTAGTCTACCCCTGCTGGCTGCTTCTCTGGAACATTCTCTTCTGGAAATAG
- the LOC125740225 gene encoding ranBP-type and C3HC4-type zinc finger-containing protein 1-like isoform X1, with translation MALSSGGWTRNPPPAQSPSVLASASAYSQPGCSTVLMSVKVSVCHSGIRPLCLPGAGDESLRLQLSMDPGRAGQFRLALKGAGGAGRSASVAEFDLCSVRYEVKSPCCHELHLVTPPNDRISFTFRCEREAQEWATVVMSSLREAHRVANSAPLPPDEGLPQQQPDQHRALLSVPRIEELCEGLLRAIEMGDSEAASQCAINLARHKVALKIQPAEKTYSNTEISLAVGVEDATSSCCVTVKVFPHMTIASLKQQVFLEYGFHPRVQRWVIGQCLCTEPRSLASYGIQKDGDTAFLYLLSARQGRLTRQMCQQDQESALLTPAPPGNGPASHDWRGYSTLPSRLSHGGAGSAGGGAQRLAAGEFQDHLSLDMLHLNESLSSRTSSQEGWSCPSCTFINRPTRPGCEICSADRPASYAVPGGRRPDPLELRRVQQEEAVVHQYQRETTRREEAGGPGQKSSLLLYSLNQAHVRDY, from the exons ATGGCGCTGAGCTCGGGTGGGTGGACGCGCAATCCCCCTCCGGCCCAGAGCCCGTCGGTACTGGCGTCCGCGTCTGCCTACTCACAGCCCGGCTGCAGCACCGTGCTAATGTCTGTGAAGGTGTCGGTGTGTCACTCGGGGATCCGCCCGCTCTGCCTTCCCGGTGCTGGAGACGAGTCTCTGCGCCTGCAGCTGAGCATGGACCCCGGACGAGCGGGGCAGTTCCGCCTGGCGCTGAAGGGCGCTGGAGGCGCGGGTCGCAGCGCG TCCGTTGCAGAGTTCGATTTGTGCTCAGTGCGATACGAGGTCAAGTCCCCTTGCTGCCATGAGCTGCACTTGGTCACTCCCCCCAATGATCGTATCAGCTTCACCTTCCGGTGTGAGCGGGAGGCTCAGGAGTGGGCCACAGTGGTGATGTCATCGCTGAGGGAAGCACATAGAG TAGCAAACAGTGCCCCCTTGCCACCCGATGAAGGACTgccacagcagcagcctgaccaacATCGAGCCCTCCTTTCCGTGCCCCGCATTG AGGAACTGTGTGAGGGACTGTTGCGGGCCATTGAGATGGGGGACTCTGAAGCCGCTTCGCAGTGCGCAATAAACTTGGCTCGCCACAAGGTGGCGCTTAAGATCCAGCCCGCCGAAAAGACCTACTCAAACACAGAGATCAG TTTGGCCGTCGGGGTGGAGGACGCCACCTCGTCTTGTTGTGTCACGGTGAAGGTCTTCCCACATATGACCATTGCGTCGCTCAAGCAGCAG GTGTTCCTGGAGTACGGGTTTCACCCGCGGGTGCAGCGCTGGGTGATCGGGCAGTGCCTGTGTACAGAGCCCCGCTCCCTGGCATCATACGGCATACAGAAAGACGGTGACACTGCGTTCCTCTACCTCCTGTCGGCGCGGCAGGGACGACTCACCCGCCAGATGTGTCAGCAGGACCAGGAAAGTGCTCTGCTCACGCCAGCTCCACCTGGCAACGGGCCTGCCAGTCACGACTGGAGGGGCTACAGTACGCTGCCCTCCAGGCTGTCTCACGGGGGCGCAG GCAGTGCGGGGGGCGGGGCACAGAGGCTGGCGGCTGGAGAGTTCCAAGATCATCTCAGCCTGGACATGCTGCATTTGAATGAATCTTTGAGTTCCAGAACCAGTTCACAG GAAGGATGGTCCTGTCCTTCCTGCACTTTCATCAACAGACCCACCCGGCCTGGCTGTGAGATTTGCAGTGCGGATCGGCCCGCAAGCTACGCAGTACCTGGAGGTCGCCGGCCCGACCCGTTAGAATTGCGCCGCGTGCAGCAGGAGGAGGCAGTGGTACATCAGTACCAGCGG gagACCACAAGACGTGAGGAGGCAGGAGGTCCAGGACAGAAGAGCTCGCTGCTGCTGTACAGTTTGAACCAAGCCCATGTCCGGgactactga
- the LOC125740225 gene encoding ranBP-type and C3HC4-type zinc finger-containing protein 1-like isoform X2, with amino-acid sequence MALSSGGWTRNPPPAQSPSVLASASAYSQPGCSTVLMSVKVSVCHSGIRPLCLPGAGDESLRLQLSMDPGRAGQFRLALKGAGGAGRSASVAEFDLCSVRYEVKSPCCHELHLVTPPNDRISFTFRCEREAQEWATVVMSSLREAHRVANSAPLPPDEGLPQQQPDQHRALLSVPRIEELCEGLLRAIEMGDSEAASQCAINLARHKVALKIQPAEKTYSNTEISLAVGVEDATSSCCVTVKVFPHMTIASLKQQVFLEYGFHPRVQRWVIGQCLCTEPRSLASYGIQKDGDTAFLYLLSARQGRLTRQMCQQDQESALLTPAPPGNGPASHDWRGYSTLPSRLSHGGAGSAGGGAQRLAAGEFQDHLSLDMLHLNESLSSRTSSQEGWSCPSCTFINRPTRPGCEICSADRPASYAVPGGRRPDPLELRRVQQEEAVVHQYQRVKPAP; translated from the exons ATGGCGCTGAGCTCGGGTGGGTGGACGCGCAATCCCCCTCCGGCCCAGAGCCCGTCGGTACTGGCGTCCGCGTCTGCCTACTCACAGCCCGGCTGCAGCACCGTGCTAATGTCTGTGAAGGTGTCGGTGTGTCACTCGGGGATCCGCCCGCTCTGCCTTCCCGGTGCTGGAGACGAGTCTCTGCGCCTGCAGCTGAGCATGGACCCCGGACGAGCGGGGCAGTTCCGCCTGGCGCTGAAGGGCGCTGGAGGCGCGGGTCGCAGCGCG TCCGTTGCAGAGTTCGATTTGTGCTCAGTGCGATACGAGGTCAAGTCCCCTTGCTGCCATGAGCTGCACTTGGTCACTCCCCCCAATGATCGTATCAGCTTCACCTTCCGGTGTGAGCGGGAGGCTCAGGAGTGGGCCACAGTGGTGATGTCATCGCTGAGGGAAGCACATAGAG TAGCAAACAGTGCCCCCTTGCCACCCGATGAAGGACTgccacagcagcagcctgaccaacATCGAGCCCTCCTTTCCGTGCCCCGCATTG AGGAACTGTGTGAGGGACTGTTGCGGGCCATTGAGATGGGGGACTCTGAAGCCGCTTCGCAGTGCGCAATAAACTTGGCTCGCCACAAGGTGGCGCTTAAGATCCAGCCCGCCGAAAAGACCTACTCAAACACAGAGATCAG TTTGGCCGTCGGGGTGGAGGACGCCACCTCGTCTTGTTGTGTCACGGTGAAGGTCTTCCCACATATGACCATTGCGTCGCTCAAGCAGCAG GTGTTCCTGGAGTACGGGTTTCACCCGCGGGTGCAGCGCTGGGTGATCGGGCAGTGCCTGTGTACAGAGCCCCGCTCCCTGGCATCATACGGCATACAGAAAGACGGTGACACTGCGTTCCTCTACCTCCTGTCGGCGCGGCAGGGACGACTCACCCGCCAGATGTGTCAGCAGGACCAGGAAAGTGCTCTGCTCACGCCAGCTCCACCTGGCAACGGGCCTGCCAGTCACGACTGGAGGGGCTACAGTACGCTGCCCTCCAGGCTGTCTCACGGGGGCGCAG GCAGTGCGGGGGGCGGGGCACAGAGGCTGGCGGCTGGAGAGTTCCAAGATCATCTCAGCCTGGACATGCTGCATTTGAATGAATCTTTGAGTTCCAGAACCAGTTCACAG GAAGGATGGTCCTGTCCTTCCTGCACTTTCATCAACAGACCCACCCGGCCTGGCTGTGAGATTTGCAGTGCGGATCGGCCCGCAAGCTACGCAGTACCTGGAGGTCGCCGGCCCGACCCGTTAGAATTGCGCCGCGTGCAGCAGGAGGAGGCAGTGGTACATCAGTACCAGCGGGTAAAGCCTGCGCCCT ga